The sequence below is a genomic window from Ipomoea triloba cultivar NCNSP0323 chromosome 10, ASM357664v1.
AATTGGAAGCAGTATGTGGTTGGGAGAAGTAGTGATGCTACCTTCGCCGATGCTTTTGCTAGGCAGGAAGCCATTCTTAGATGTCTTGGTGGATTTGATCCCACTGGAGAGGTTTGCTACCATTTTTCTTGTTACAAATCTTTGTTAAACTGAATTCAAAAGCATTCAAGTAGATCATGTCTAATTCAAATCCTGTGCCTGCGAAATCTTTGATATTTTGGGTTTTATTTAGCTGCATAATTCTGTTCGCATGAATAATATTGCCAATACTTTGGTGGAAAATGTACAATTAGGTTCAAAAAAGTAAATATGGACTAGAGAACAGTAAGGCAAGTCCTAGATGTTCAATGGCTTACAGTATGTGCTGCCCTGATATCAGCATTTGGAAACAAACTAGTTCCTTCTTTATATTTTTGCTTGTAGAATCTTCAAACTAGTCACAAGCAAGAGGCAGCAAAACTTTGTAAGTGCACGATAACAGATGTTGAGAATGCCTTGGCAAAATATACTTGGGCGAAAGAAGCACAAAAGAAGCTTGAGAGGTTGAAGGAAGAAGGAAAGCCCATGCCAAAGAGCATGGCGGAGGTAAAATGCATTGACATTTTAAATACCACTTTGATGCTTTTGTTTTCTTAGATCTAATGTTATGTAGCTGGTTGATACCTGGTTATGGTGACCTCTTTATTGCCCTCCAGTTTCTCCTTCAATTTAGTTGCCTTTGGAATGCATGTTAAAATGAGCTTATGCCATAtttcttcataaaattttcCCATTGGTCTACAAGCATTCAAGCTACTTAAATGGAATTTGAGATTTCCCACTGTATGTATAAAACTATTTAAGTTAATTCTGTATGCTGAAGAAACTCTTGGTTGATTATAATGCCATCGGTTAACCATTTCTTCTCTATTATTTCCCATCAATTGGTGTAATCTCATGCAAGGTCGATTTTATGATGAATGACGTTTGATATCAACAGGTTCAACAGTTGATGGGATCAAGTCCATTGGATCTTGCACGATCAAACTTGGCCAAGAGTGGGCAAATTAGTAGGAATGCACTATGCCCTTGTGGTTCAAAGAAAAGATATAAGcggtaatttaaaatttatatttttgtgtttttaacgTCTACACAGGATGCCATTACTTCTGTTCACTGTGTAAATAGTTAAGTTCATCATTAGTGAGTAAAACATTATTTCCTATTAAGTTCATCAGTAGTCTTACCTCATAGTCTAAAGATTGGGTGACTGCCCAAGACCGTAATTGCAAAAGTGAGGCTAATTTGCTTGTTTGTCTTGTCTAAATACACTGAACTGCTTACAAATTTGAAATGTTGACATTATACTTAGCCTACTAACTATGGCATCATCAATCTGGATAAGCATTGACTAGGCTATCGTACCAAAGACCTTTGCATAGTTACTTTATGCACTCTGCAATTAAtggtgcctttttttttttgttggtgaaATGGTGATAAAGGAGTTGACCATTTAGGAACAAGTATGGACTCTGAGTTGTTTCATCCTCACTAGTAATATCTTAGAGAAATTGTTCAGACTTTTCCTTGTCAGATCCTGTTGCATAACAAGTCCCTCTCCCCCCACcccacacacacgcacacactcAACCGCCTGCAAACAACACCGGTAATAATATTCACTACATAAaagaaatgctatttttttgTTCGACAATCATGCCAGTTGTGTTGTGTGTAGGTGTTGTGGGAAGGATTAGAGCATCGAAGGCAGCAAAGAATAAGTCGGACGGCTACACATACTTGATACTTGGGATCCTTTGAATGAATTAGAATAGCACTGTGGTAAGCACACAATTTTATATGAGTATTGTGTTCATTGGGGTTGAGATCATTTGGAGAGTGGCTCAGCTAATAACCAACCAACCCATTCTCAGCTGCAGAAAAACACCATCTGACTTTTGTGTTGTCCTAACGCTAATTTGGAGGATTCCAGTTTTCTCTAGGGAAGATCAGTTGATGTGCTAATTTTGGaacaaatttattttggatTTGTTGTTCACCTAAGAGTGAGGTTTGGTTGGTACTTGagaatacggagtaataaataacaGCCAAAGACGGTCATTTGCTATGGATGAGTGAAAAAAGGTTAAAACTGAATGAATATTGATAGTTTTTATGCTTCCATGATGCCTAAATTGAAATTCTAGCTACAACTTATTCTTTTAATAATGCAAACTTCAGATTCAATCGATGTATAATAATTGGGATTTGCAAAATTAGTCAATCAGTTTAAAAAAGGTCTGGAGTCGACGACAGTGTATATGGTAAAACAtatttcaataaaatatttcaaaattcattcttaataatgttattacCGCAAGCCTCAAACGGAAGATGGAAAGCAGATGTTACGCATGAAGAAAAAAAGCATATCTTATTGCCAAAAATCTCGTTGTCTAATAGCACAAGTTTCTCCCTCATGTGAGAGGTTATGGATTCACGCCTTAGTGTaatcaatattgactctttgtgcttcatagATTGAGAAAGcaattataaacagatactgcattgtaatagagtcaatagtattaaaaatgcGAATACCAAAACTTCCTTGGGTTGGGTTGGGGTGACAAAAGCCGCAAGATTTACCCAACATAGTAAACTTTTTACAGTTTCAAAAAAACACACACGTACCCAAACTTATATGCAGCAGCATTCCACTATACAAGAAACACAACTAATATGCACCTTTCTACACTTATatttttgattgattgattgatgaTGGATGCTACACCCTTCCATCCTCCACGAATGACCTACTCTCGTTTCTCAGCTTCACATAGGGAGATGAAAATGATCCCTCTTTCTATAAAGAACAGCCTTTTATTGACAGTTAGGAGCCAAGAAGACAATCAAGGTGTAGAATTTACAGATATTTCTTGTGGCAAAGCTGAACTTGGCTCGTCCACATGTGAAGGAATCACAAGCCGCTGCAATGGCCTTAATGCCACTGTTAACTGTGCAAATGATGGCCGCAAATTTGGTTCCCTGATCAtcaaatcatattatatatcaaaCCACCTCTAATTTTCTATGACAAACTAAATTAATTCTTATGGCATATTACTCACATCTGCCAACATTCCCATATTATCCTTGCCACATGTGGATCCACTTCTTTTGGGATTTCAAGACGCCGATTCTGGAAACCAACAGCCCCTACAACTTGCATAGGATTCATCCCACTCCAAGGTAATCTCAGTGTTGCAAGTTCCCACAGAATAACACCAAAGCTATAAACATCACACCTGTTGAAGTAAATGCAATGTACTTAGCAGGAAAGTAACATTCATCACTTAAGTTGTGCAGCTGTGCAAACTATCACTCTTATTCAGTATTGAATATACAGCGACTGAATTGGTTTTTTATTGCAATATTATTTCCTTGATGAATTTCCTATTTCCTACCACATTTATATGAGAACGCATAAACAGCCCTAATTAAACACACATGAACACTTGACAGAAGAAAACGCcagtagaaaagaaaaaattattagaCTATAGCAATTAGCAAACAATTCTGTACAGCACATCACTTCCATATCCAATTACAGCACATAAGGTAAACAATGTTTAGTTACTAAATTGTATTTCAAATCCATGCAATGCCAAATAAAACAATAGGTGGGAAGAGGCAACAAAAATGTTAATGCTAGTAAAATGATAGCTAAAGAACATGAACATAAATTGACACATAATAAGGTAAATATGGGATAAAGTAATAGATATTGCAAATTGCAATCAATAGAGAGCCTGGAAGGACAAGTAATTTTAACTCACTTTTCATTTGAAGGTTCATTACGTAGAACTTCAGGAGCCATCCACTCAGGCTACATAGGTCAAAATTGTGAACAGAACGATATGTTCAAAGCTTGGatataaagaagaaaatgacCATATCAAATAAAAGAATATAGGAAATTCTTACCGTTCCAGCTGTTGATTTGGATGACAAGAAAGTGTTGTGTTTTAAGCGTGACAAACCAAAATCACACACCTATATTAGATTGAAAGTTTTTGAGTTActacatatacaaaataaaacataaacataaacatattaATGAAGAAGAACAAACTAACATGGTCTATAGGCCTTTTGAGAAAAACCACATGGTATTATGTATCATGCAAGGCATCAACAAAGACCAACATTTGGAATACACACCTTGACATTCCAATCATTATCGACCAATAGATTAGGGGACTTCAGATCACGATGAACAATAGTCGGTGTGCTTGTATGTAAGCAATTCATGCCCATTGCCTGCATAGAGAAAGTCTAATTTAAAACTAAGAGAAGAGAGACCAGTAAAAAGAATCATAGCTGACTGACTATCTGAAGTGGTTCAAAGAAAATGGTCTGGGCAATAATCCTTTACCACATCAAGAGCCATTTTGATTCTGCGTTTTTCATCTATTTGAGACTGAGGACGATGAATTATCCGGTACAAACTTCCtctgaaaaagaaattacaataataatactaacacCAATTAGTAATCTCACATAAAGCCATAAAGCATAGCAGCTTAGCACCATGAACAGAAATAATGAGCAACAGCACTAATAAACATTAATAGCCGGGTGAAAATACCGAGGGAGAAACTCAGTGATGATCGAAAGATTAGGAGGCCTTGTTACTGCACCCATGAAAAGAACTACATTTGGATGTCGTAGACGTTGCATGATCCGTACCTGCCATGAGAAAAAATTGGACCATTAAGTTTTTTatcctaaaagaaaaaaatgtttagaacacagcagttaaaataatgaagatCTATCCCTTTAGAATATATAAGAATCAATTGAAGAGAAATTAGgcagggaagaagaagaagaagaataaagcAGCACAGGCACAGAGCTCCATACTTCTCTCTTGAACTCAGC
It includes:
- the LOC116031951 gene encoding uncharacterized protein LOC116031951, whose protein sequence is MLRPRICLLYSGYRECRHLAPPQQRWISSTPQLASWMEKVKSVFTGQKPSENFTLLSFANELSNARKLSNWKQYVVGRSSDATFADAFARQEAILRCLGGFDPTGENLQTSHKQEAAKLCKCTITDVENALAKYTWAKEAQKKLERLKEEGKPMPKSMAEVQQLMGSSPLDLARSNLAKSGQISRNALCPCGSKKRYKRCCGKD